The following are encoded together in the Bacteroidales bacterium MB20-C3-3 genome:
- a CDS encoding bifunctional riboflavin kinase/FAD synthetase, whose translation MVVAATGFFDGVHRGHRAVLEKISALAKEQGDTSAVITLWPHPRTVLQQDAAKFRLLNSLEEKISLIKSFGIDEVFTLKFDKEFASQTTEEYFRDYLIRRLNVRTLVIGYDHRVGSDINQTQDEMMAIARNLGINPVRVDEYTENESGLIISSTKIREMLLAGDMGTANNLLGYRYGVEGVVVEGMKIGRGIGFPTANMRLYEPLKVLPSDGVYAVWVQTSGKTYRGITNIGIRPTVGINNERTIETHILDFDEDIYGLSIKLEFVAKMRDEVTFSSLDDLKAQLHKDRENSYLYLPENNITMR comes from the coding sequence ATGGTTGTAGCAGCTACAGGGTTTTTTGATGGTGTTCACAGAGGACACCGTGCAGTACTGGAAAAAATTTCCGCTCTTGCAAAAGAGCAGGGAGATACCTCTGCAGTCATCACATTATGGCCACACCCAAGAACAGTACTACAACAAGATGCCGCAAAGTTCAGACTTCTAAACTCGCTTGAGGAGAAGATTTCACTTATTAAATCCTTTGGTATAGACGAGGTCTTCACTTTAAAGTTTGACAAGGAGTTTGCTTCACAAACCACTGAGGAGTATTTCCGGGATTATCTCATCAGAAGGCTAAATGTAAGGACTCTTGTGATAGGATACGATCACAGGGTTGGTAGTGATATCAACCAGACACAGGATGAGATGATGGCAATTGCACGAAATCTTGGAATTAATCCGGTAAGGGTTGATGAGTATACCGAAAATGAATCAGGCCTTATTATAAGTTCAACAAAAATCAGGGAGATGCTTCTGGCCGGTGATATGGGAACAGCAAACAACCTGCTGGGTTACCGTTATGGTGTAGAGGGGGTAGTTGTCGAGGGGATGAAGATAGGCAGGGGCATCGGCTTTCCCACAGCCAATATGAGACTCTATGAGCCACTAAAGGTACTGCCCTCAGATGGCGTTTATGCAGTTTGGGTACAGACCTCCGGAAAGACATACAGAGGAATAACAAATATTGGTATCAGGCCAACAGTTGGAATTAATAATGAAAGGACAATCGAGACCCATATTCTGGATTTTGATGAGGATATTTACGGGTTAAGTATTAAGCTTGAGTTTGTTGCAAAGATGAGAGATGAAGTAACATTCTCCTCTCTTGATGATCTCAAGGCTCAGCTTCACAAAGACAGGGAAAATTCCTATCTTTACCTCCCTGAGAATAACATCACAATGAGATAA
- a CDS encoding glycoside hydrolase family 57 protein, with protein sequence MKKSICIYFQVHQPDRLRLYRFFDIGKESWYYDDFNNRTILQRVAEKCYLPANKIILNLIKEHKGAFKLAYSISGVALDQFEKYAPQVIESFKELARTGCVEFLAETYAHSLSSLINEDEFTGQVKMHSEKIEQLFGKKPVIFRNTELIYSDSIGSVVADLGFKGMLTEGAKHVLAWKSPNYLYTNALNPRLKLLLKNFQLSDDIAFRFSDRSWSNWPLTADKYVTWLSRSLEKEEIVNLFMDYETFGEHQHETTGIFDFLKHLPSAVLSQTNFEFLTPSEACKKHQPVAPLHVPYPISWADEERDTSAWLGNELQNEAFSKLYEVRELVKEAADDTLSADFLKLQESDHFYYMCTKFFSDGAVHKYFNPYETPYEAFINYMNVLSDFLVRVQKRSLAVRVKSGTKIAAKKGSK encoded by the coding sequence ATGAAAAAGAGCATTTGCATATACTTCCAGGTACACCAACCAGACAGATTAAGACTTTACAGATTTTTTGATATAGGTAAAGAGTCCTGGTACTATGACGATTTTAATAACAGGACAATTCTTCAAAGGGTAGCAGAGAAATGTTATCTGCCAGCAAATAAGATAATTCTTAATCTTATAAAAGAGCACAAGGGGGCGTTTAAGCTTGCCTACTCAATTTCAGGAGTGGCACTCGATCAGTTTGAAAAATATGCACCTCAAGTTATTGAGAGTTTTAAAGAGCTGGCAAGAACAGGCTGTGTTGAATTTTTAGCTGAAACATATGCACACTCTCTATCTTCACTTATCAATGAAGACGAATTTACCGGGCAGGTTAAAATGCACTCGGAAAAAATTGAGCAACTCTTTGGTAAAAAACCTGTTATATTCAGAAATACAGAGTTAATATATTCAGATTCAATAGGCTCTGTTGTTGCTGATTTAGGATTTAAAGGTATGCTCACTGAGGGGGCAAAACATGTTCTGGCCTGGAAGAGCCCCAACTATTTATACACAAATGCTCTTAACCCAAGACTCAAATTACTTCTTAAAAATTTTCAGCTCAGCGACGATATAGCATTTAGGTTTTCTGACAGATCATGGAGCAACTGGCCGCTCACTGCAGATAAATATGTTACCTGGCTGTCCAGATCTCTGGAGAAAGAGGAGATTGTTAATCTCTTTATGGATTACGAAACTTTTGGAGAGCATCAGCACGAAACCACAGGAATATTTGATTTCCTTAAACATTTACCATCAGCCGTTTTATCACAAACAAATTTTGAATTTTTAACACCTTCCGAGGCCTGTAAAAAGCATCAGCCTGTGGCACCATTACATGTTCCATACCCAATCTCCTGGGCAGATGAGGAGCGGGATACCAGTGCATGGTTAGGAAATGAACTGCAAAACGAGGCCTTCAGTAAATTATACGAAGTGAGGGAGCTTGTAAAAGAGGCGGCAGACGACACTCTCTCGGCAGACTTTCTTAAACTTCAGGAGAGCGATCACTTTTATTATATGTGTACAAAATTCTTCTCAGACGGAGCAGTACATAAGTACTTTAACCCCTATGAGACTCCATATGAGGCCTTTATTAACTATATGAATGTCTTGAGTGATTTTCTTGTTAGAGTTCAAAAACGCTCACTTGCAGTCAGGGTAAAAAGTGGAACAAAAATTGCAGCTAAAAAGGGCTCAAAATAG
- a CDS encoding TlpA disulfide reductase family protein: MRKILLIAFTAFLVVSCNSNKTIIKAKVEGMGEGKLTLRILQLNSQRVVDTIKTDSEGSFIYKTRKLSSQPEFYYLYYKERKIASLLIAAGETVYLTTDTLGISSSVEGSPESVLLSNLEKDLESRNKEFEALLLKRAEAINSGDAVLADSLNYSLGALFVKNKQSAIKHLYLNPNSLTNVYLLYQKMPGELPLFGDMRDVLLFRRVYDSLSVTYPGSVYLNPLLDEITLREKSDAISSKLLDASEVGFPDIKLPDLKSQMRSLSDLSGKAILLVFWSTTDVNQKLFNRELLDIYDRYSSLGFEIYQVCVDTDKTAWSGAVANQELPWINVCDGLGSASPAVTTYNIREVPSVFLIDKSGTIVARDIFDSKLEKAIAAIF; the protein is encoded by the coding sequence ATGAGAAAGATTCTCCTGATAGCGTTTACAGCATTTCTGGTTGTATCCTGCAATTCAAACAAAACAATAATAAAAGCGAAGGTAGAGGGGATGGGTGAGGGCAAGCTAACCCTGAGGATTCTTCAGCTTAACAGTCAGCGAGTTGTTGATACTATTAAGACAGACAGCGAGGGCTCATTTATTTACAAAACCCGCAAACTCTCATCACAGCCTGAATTCTACTACTTGTATTATAAAGAGAGAAAGATTGCATCACTTCTTATTGCTGCAGGTGAAACAGTTTATCTGACTACAGATACCCTTGGCATCTCCAGCTCTGTTGAAGGATCTCCGGAAAGCGTTCTTTTGAGTAACCTTGAAAAAGATCTGGAGTCAAGAAACAAAGAGTTTGAAGCCCTTCTCCTTAAAAGGGCAGAGGCAATAAATTCAGGAGATGCAGTATTGGCAGATTCTCTTAACTATTCATTAGGAGCACTTTTTGTGAAAAATAAACAATCTGCTATAAAACATCTCTATTTAAATCCAAACTCTCTAACCAATGTATACCTTCTCTATCAAAAGATGCCGGGAGAACTGCCTCTTTTTGGAGATATGAGAGATGTTCTTCTTTTCAGAAGAGTTTACGATTCCCTTAGTGTTACATACCCCGGATCTGTTTACCTGAATCCTCTGCTGGATGAGATTACCCTTAGAGAAAAGAGTGATGCAATATCTTCAAAGTTACTGGATGCATCAGAGGTTGGATTTCCTGATATTAAGCTTCCGGATCTTAAATCACAGATGAGATCACTCTCTGACTTGTCAGGAAAAGCTATTCTTTTAGTATTCTGGTCAACTACTGACGTAAATCAGAAGCTATTTAACAGAGAATTGCTTGATATTTATGACAGATACTCCTCTTTGGGATTTGAAATATATCAGGTTTGCGTAGATACTGATAAGACAGCCTGGTCAGGGGCTGTTGCCAATCAAGAGCTCCCATGGATAAATGTGTGTGATGGACTAGGGTCGGCTTCACCGGCAGTAACCACATACAATATCAGAGAAGTTCCCTCTGTCTTTCTGATTGACAAGAGCGGAACAATTGTAGCCAGAGATATTTTTGATTCTAAACTGGAAAAGGCTATAGCAGCGATTTTTTAG
- the glgP gene encoding alpha-glucan family phosphorylase codes for MSEKKIMHPDYLFEVSWEVCNKVGGIHTVIATKAPYLSGIKEGNHIYIGPDVWRETANNPEFSEDQNLFRSWKAKALEEGIRVRTGRWNIPGSPLSILVDFSPLITRKDEILTNFWKRFGLDSLTGHWDYIESALFGYAAGRAIESFIKYNLSPSHKIAAHFHEWMTGAGLLHLKESKLSVATLFTTHATTVGRSIAGNNLHLYENGKWGNPDQTAKELNVTAKHSLEKISAREADVFTTVSDLTAMECKHFLDREPDIVTPNGFDPQIAPQGEDLNNLRKDSRELLLKIAQSMTGRAIGNDAEIIGTSGRYEFRNKGLDLFLDSLAILRDRKPSKEVVAFIFVPAGNNGPNKELLAKLENGGDYKTNISHTLSEPEWDPIVKRVRELRLNNSPEDKVIVLFVPSYLNGTDGIFNKKYYDLLSALDLSLFPSYYEPWGYTPLESLAFSVPAITTNLAGFGLWIKDHMREGHPGVEIVERDDNNYTEAADKIATLIEDMIGDSRQDREKRRAGAKKASETALWKNQIDKYTKAYSMALENISGNNSGFVQIQDERDKLSFKVNVANSPNWSSIIINKQLPERIQALDIISKNLWWSWNEEAIELFKMVDLELWRASHGNPIMMLDAVTLSKARELEKDTKFLRKLDSVYSNFQEYVSAKPDPEHPTISYFSMEYGLDQSLKIYSGGLGILAGDYLKESSDKLVPIVGVGLLYRYGYFTQKLSSSGDQVADYEAQDFTKLPVSPMRDSEGNWLIVSVAMPGRVLKARLWRADVGRTPLYLLDTDFEDNTWEDRSITHHLYGGDLENRLKQEMLLGIGGIRALRMLGVETDVYHCNEGHAAFTGLERLREYINDKNLSYGEALEIVRASSLFTTHTPVPAGHDAFPEDLLRGYMSHYPSRLKISWEMMMSLGKIDPSNTGEKFSMSNLACNLSQEINGVSWLHGKVSRDILAPLWPGYLPEELHVGHVTNGVHYPTWTSSEWKQIHSEVFGDDFQSHNYDKSCFEGIYSVDDQRIWSLRNKLRRRLIDKIKDTLSNPVSTAHYTPQQIVQIKESLRDDILTIGFARRFATYKRAHLLFTDLVRLDKIVNNPKQPVQFIFAGKAHPADKAGQDLIRHIVEVSLMPQFIGKILFVPGYDMTIAKRLVQGVDIWMNTPTRPLEASGTSGEKAVMNGVMHFSVLDGWWVEGYKEGAGWALPMEKTYENQNYQDQLDAATIYNMLENEIAPVFYDNDKETGIPRYWVNIIKNTIAKVAGNFTTNRMITDYVEQYYKPLAIRHTKAVADDYSFAREMAFWKRKMRTEWPNIEVRSINKPDNTRLNLSIGNKYHAEVVLSLGSLTAEEIGVEFVLATFDQVQKRMVIAERHEFSPEKTEGGDVRYICNMLPEKAGAYSVAVRMFAKHPNLPHRQDFDLVRWL; via the coding sequence ATGTCAGAAAAAAAGATAATGCACCCCGACTATCTCTTTGAGGTGAGTTGGGAGGTGTGCAATAAGGTGGGCGGAATACATACGGTTATCGCGACCAAGGCACCCTATCTCTCCGGAATAAAGGAGGGGAATCATATTTACATTGGGCCGGATGTATGGCGGGAGACTGCAAACAATCCTGAGTTCTCAGAAGATCAGAATCTTTTTAGATCCTGGAAAGCAAAAGCTTTAGAGGAGGGGATCAGGGTAAGGACAGGAAGATGGAATATACCGGGGAGTCCTCTCTCAATATTGGTGGATTTCAGTCCGCTTATTACAAGAAAAGATGAAATACTTACAAATTTTTGGAAGAGATTTGGTCTTGATTCGCTTACCGGCCACTGGGACTATATAGAGAGCGCTCTTTTTGGTTACGCGGCAGGCAGAGCAATTGAGAGTTTTATAAAATACAATTTATCTCCGTCGCATAAAATTGCAGCCCATTTTCATGAATGGATGACCGGAGCAGGATTGCTTCATCTTAAAGAGAGCAAACTTTCCGTAGCGACACTCTTTACAACTCATGCAACAACAGTTGGAAGATCTATTGCGGGAAATAATCTTCATCTCTATGAAAACGGGAAGTGGGGTAACCCGGATCAAACCGCAAAGGAGTTAAATGTTACGGCCAAACACTCACTCGAAAAGATATCTGCCAGAGAAGCTGATGTATTTACAACAGTAAGTGACCTTACTGCCATGGAGTGTAAACACTTTCTGGACAGAGAGCCCGATATAGTAACGCCAAATGGATTTGATCCCCAAATAGCTCCGCAGGGAGAGGATTTAAATAATCTAAGAAAAGATTCAAGAGAGCTTCTGCTTAAGATTGCTCAGTCAATGACGGGCAGGGCTATCGGCAACGATGCAGAAATTATTGGAACCAGCGGCAGATATGAATTCAGGAATAAAGGGCTGGATCTTTTCCTTGATTCTCTTGCAATTCTAAGAGACAGAAAACCATCAAAAGAGGTAGTTGCCTTTATATTTGTTCCTGCAGGAAACAACGGTCCAAACAAAGAACTTCTGGCAAAACTGGAAAATGGGGGAGATTATAAGACAAATATTTCACATACACTTAGTGAACCGGAGTGGGATCCAATTGTTAAACGAGTTAGGGAACTAAGATTAAATAATAGTCCGGAAGATAAGGTTATAGTGCTTTTTGTCCCATCATACCTTAACGGAACCGATGGCATTTTTAATAAAAAATATTACGACCTCTTATCTGCACTTGATCTCTCACTATTCCCCTCATATTATGAGCCGTGGGGCTATACTCCGCTTGAGAGCCTTGCTTTCTCCGTTCCTGCAATTACCACAAATCTGGCTGGATTTGGCTTGTGGATAAAGGATCATATGAGAGAGGGGCACCCCGGAGTTGAGATTGTTGAGAGAGACGATAACAACTACACAGAGGCTGCTGATAAGATCGCCACTCTTATTGAGGATATGATTGGCGATTCCCGGCAGGATAGAGAAAAGCGAAGAGCCGGAGCAAAAAAAGCATCAGAGACGGCCTTATGGAAAAATCAAATAGATAAATACACAAAAGCATATTCAATGGCATTGGAAAATATATCAGGAAATAACAGCGGATTCGTACAAATCCAGGATGAGAGAGATAAGCTAAGCTTCAAGGTTAATGTGGCAAACTCTCCCAACTGGTCGTCAATCATAATTAACAAGCAGCTTCCGGAGAGGATACAAGCGCTCGACATCATTTCAAAAAACCTTTGGTGGAGCTGGAATGAAGAGGCCATTGAACTATTTAAAATGGTTGATCTGGAGCTTTGGAGAGCAAGTCACGGAAACCCTATTATGATGTTGGATGCTGTTACCCTCAGTAAAGCAAGAGAACTTGAAAAAGACACAAAATTTCTGAGAAAACTTGACTCGGTTTACTCCAATTTCCAGGAGTATGTTTCTGCTAAACCAGACCCTGAACATCCGACAATTTCATATTTCAGTATGGAGTACGGATTGGATCAGTCACTTAAAATTTACTCAGGAGGTTTGGGGATACTTGCGGGAGACTATCTTAAAGAGTCAAGTGATAAACTAGTTCCAATTGTAGGTGTGGGCTTACTTTACAGATATGGATACTTTACTCAGAAACTATCTTCATCCGGTGACCAGGTAGCCGATTACGAGGCCCAGGATTTTACTAAACTGCCAGTCAGCCCAATGCGTGATAGTGAGGGAAATTGGCTGATAGTAAGTGTAGCTATGCCGGGAAGGGTTCTGAAAGCCAGGTTGTGGAGAGCCGATGTAGGCAGAACTCCCCTCTATCTTTTAGATACAGATTTTGAAGACAATACCTGGGAGGACAGGTCCATAACCCACCATCTTTACGGAGGTGATTTGGAAAACAGACTAAAGCAGGAGATGCTTCTTGGAATAGGAGGTATACGAGCCCTAAGAATGTTGGGAGTTGAGACAGATGTATATCATTGCAATGAGGGGCATGCTGCATTTACTGGTCTTGAGAGATTAAGGGAATACATTAACGATAAAAATCTCTCGTACGGGGAGGCACTTGAGATAGTGCGTGCATCATCTCTTTTCACAACACACACACCTGTTCCTGCCGGACACGATGCCTTCCCGGAGGATCTTCTCAGGGGATATATGTCACACTATCCGTCAAGACTAAAGATCTCCTGGGAGATGATGATGTCCTTGGGAAAGATTGACCCGTCAAACACAGGAGAAAAATTTTCAATGAGTAATCTTGCCTGTAATCTCTCACAAGAGATAAACGGCGTTAGCTGGTTGCACGGAAAAGTAAGCCGGGATATACTCGCTCCGCTTTGGCCCGGATATTTACCTGAAGAGCTTCATGTTGGTCATGTTACTAATGGAGTTCACTATCCAACCTGGACATCCAGCGAATGGAAGCAGATACATTCGGAGGTTTTTGGAGATGATTTTCAGTCTCATAACTATGACAAGAGTTGCTTTGAAGGAATATATTCTGTTGATGACCAAAGAATTTGGTCACTTAGAAATAAACTTCGCAGAAGATTAATTGACAAAATAAAAGATACCCTTTCAAATCCTGTTTCTACAGCTCATTATACACCTCAGCAAATTGTACAAATCAAAGAGAGTTTAAGAGATGATATACTTACAATAGGATTTGCAAGAAGGTTTGCCACTTATAAAAGGGCTCACCTTCTATTTACAGATCTTGTAAGACTGGATAAAATTGTAAACAATCCAAAACAGCCGGTACAATTTATTTTTGCCGGAAAAGCTCACCCTGCAGACAAAGCAGGACAAGACCTGATAAGACATATTGTTGAGGTGTCGCTTATGCCTCAGTTTATCGGAAAAATTCTCTTTGTTCCTGGATACGATATGACAATTGCCAAGAGGCTGGTTCAGGGAGTGGATATATGGATGAATACTCCTACAAGGCCACTCGAGGCCTCCGGTACAAGCGGAGAAAAGGCAGTTATGAATGGTGTAATGCACTTTTCAGTACTTGACGGATGGTGGGTTGAAGGTTATAAAGAGGGAGCGGGCTGGGCACTCCCAATGGAGAAGACCTACGAAAATCAAAACTACCAGGATCAGCTTGATGCTGCCACAATTTATAATATGCTGGAGAACGAAATTGCCCCGGTATTTTACGACAATGATAAAGAGACAGGTATCCCGAGATACTGGGTTAATATTATTAAGAATACCATAGCCAAAGTAGCCGGTAATTTCACTACAAACAGGATGATAACAGATTATGTAGAGCAATACTACAAGCCTTTGGCAATCAGGCATACAAAAGCAGTGGCAGATGATTACTCATTTGCAAGAGAGATGGCATTCTGGAAAAGAAAGATGCGAACAGAGTGGCCTAATATAGAGGTAAGAAGTATAAACAAACCTGATAATACAAGACTAAACCTTTCAATTGGCAATAAATATCATGCTGAGGTTGTTCTATCCTTAGGCTCTCTTACAGCTGAAGAGATAGGGGTGGAATTTGTCCTTGCTACATTCGATCAGGTTCAGAAGAGGATGGTTATTGCAGAGAGGCACGAGTTTTCACCTGAAAAAACAGAGGGGGGAGATGTAAGGTACATATGCAATATGCTTCCGGAGAAGGCAGGTGCTTACAGCGTTGCTGTAAGAATGTTTGCAAAGCATCCTAACCTTCCTCACAGGCAAGATTTTGATTTAGTAAGATGGTTGTAG
- the tsaB gene encoding tRNA (adenosine(37)-N6)-threonylcarbamoyltransferase complex dimerization subunit type 1 TsaB: protein MTRKNSVTLLLLETSTEVCSVALSIDGELTAQREIQEHKAHARVIADFIKEVLSDASLSINDCNAVVVSEGPGSYTGLRVGVSVAKGICYGANLPLIAVSSLELIARLALENSPAPEGDFRIVPMIDARRMEVYTALFDSKYNQLTKTEAHIITEESFTETLSEGKVIFTGDGSEKAKSVITHPNAIFTQTHASARGMIDPAMQKYKRSEFADVAYFEPFYLKDFIAGISKKSLL from the coding sequence ATGACAAGAAAAAATAGTGTTACTCTACTGCTGCTTGAAACCAGTACAGAAGTGTGTTCTGTTGCTCTCAGCATTGACGGAGAGTTGACAGCTCAGAGGGAAATTCAAGAGCACAAAGCTCATGCAAGAGTTATTGCAGATTTTATTAAAGAGGTACTTTCAGATGCATCTTTATCAATTAATGATTGCAATGCTGTAGTTGTCAGTGAAGGGCCGGGATCATACACAGGTCTTCGTGTTGGCGTATCTGTTGCCAAGGGTATATGTTATGGTGCAAACCTCCCGCTTATAGCAGTTAGCTCGCTTGAGCTTATTGCCAGGTTGGCACTGGAGAATAGTCCGGCTCCTGAGGGTGATTTCAGAATAGTTCCAATGATTGATGCCAGAAGAATGGAGGTTTACACAGCTCTGTTTGATTCCAAGTACAATCAACTGACAAAAACCGAGGCTCATATTATTACCGAGGAGAGTTTTACAGAAACATTGTCAGAAGGAAAGGTCATCTTTACAGGTGATGGTTCTGAAAAAGCTAAATCAGTGATTACACATCCAAATGCAATTTTTACCCAAACTCACGCCTCTGCAAGAGGAATGATTGATCCGGCAATGCAAAAATACAAAAGGTCCGAGTTTGCCGATGTAGCTTACTTCGAACCTTTTTATCTCAAGGATTTTATTGCCGGAATATCTAAAAAATCGCTGCTATAG
- a CDS encoding efflux RND transporter periplasmic adaptor subunit gives MKKSFKWIIGAAVIIIVVLVIFGRKNSNKGVEVTTQIVAKGTITEVIPANGKIKPVVEVKISPDVSGEIVELNFKEGDNIKRGELIIKIKQDVYISMRDRAEASLNSVKAQLTQQLAQFKQIEQSYLRNKTLYEQKAISEADYENALSQYNVTKEQIKAAEFNVKSATAALQEAQDNLVKTTIYAPMDGIISKMNVEKGERVVGTSQMAGTELLRIANFDQMEVLVDVNENDIIRIQERDTAMVEVDSYPGRKFTGMVTQIANSAKNIGSSIEQVTNFEVKILILPESYQDLVKEGLNPFRPGMSATASIQTERRDNIISIPVQTITTRNDLFTDTLANKKSDELSEQVFVVKDDNTLEVRKIETGIQDITNIEILSGLNEGERIVTGPYSAISKTLKSGAKVSWDDKKK, from the coding sequence ATGAAGAAGAGTTTTAAATGGATAATCGGCGCAGCAGTTATAATAATTGTTGTGCTCGTAATTTTTGGAAGGAAAAATAGCAATAAAGGGGTGGAGGTGACTACTCAGATTGTTGCTAAGGGGACAATCACAGAGGTTATCCCTGCTAATGGAAAAATCAAGCCTGTTGTGGAGGTAAAGATCTCTCCCGATGTTTCCGGAGAGATTGTTGAGCTTAATTTTAAAGAGGGAGACAACATTAAAAGGGGTGAACTTATTATAAAAATAAAGCAAGATGTCTACATATCCATGAGAGACAGAGCCGAGGCATCACTTAACTCAGTAAAAGCTCAGCTGACACAACAACTTGCTCAATTTAAACAAATTGAACAGTCTTATCTTAGGAATAAAACCCTTTACGAGCAAAAGGCTATCTCTGAGGCAGACTATGAAAATGCTCTCTCTCAGTATAATGTTACTAAAGAACAGATAAAAGCTGCAGAATTTAATGTGAAAAGTGCTACAGCTGCTCTTCAGGAGGCACAGGACAACCTTGTCAAGACTACAATCTATGCCCCTATGGATGGCATAATTTCCAAAATGAATGTTGAGAAGGGAGAGCGTGTAGTTGGTACAAGCCAAATGGCGGGAACTGAATTACTAAGAATCGCTAATTTTGATCAGATGGAGGTTCTTGTTGATGTTAATGAGAACGATATTATTCGCATTCAGGAGAGGGACACTGCTATGGTTGAGGTTGACTCCTATCCCGGAAGAAAATTTACTGGGATGGTGACTCAGATTGCAAACTCTGCTAAAAACATTGGCTCTTCAATTGAACAGGTCACAAATTTTGAGGTAAAAATTCTAATTCTACCGGAATCATATCAGGACCTTGTTAAAGAGGGGCTGAATCCTTTCCGTCCCGGTATGTCTGCAACAGCTTCAATTCAAACTGAAAGAAGAGATAATATTATATCTATTCCTGTTCAGACGATTACAACAAGAAATGACCTCTTTACTGATACTCTTGCCAATAAAAAGAGCGATGAATTAAGTGAGCAGGTGTTTGTTGTAAAGGATGATAATACTCTTGAGGTTAGGAAGATTGAAACAGGCATTCAGGATATTACAAATATTGAAATTTTATCCGGGCTGAATGAGGGTGAAAGGATTGTAACCGGTCCATATTCTGCAATAAGCAAAACTCTTAAGTCCGGAGCTAAGGTCTCTTGGGATGACAAGAAAAAATAG
- a CDS encoding HIT family protein: protein MSSIFSKIASGEIPSYKIAEDKDFYAFLDINPLAQGHTLVIPRRETDYIFDIEEAELKGLFAFAQKVAKGIGEAIPCKRVGVAVIGLEVPHAHIHLVPINSESDIDFRKPKLSLDKETMESIAKAIASKIQL, encoded by the coding sequence ATGTCATCAATATTCTCTAAAATTGCATCCGGCGAAATCCCTTCATACAAGATTGCTGAGGATAAAGATTTCTATGCATTTCTTGATATAAATCCGCTTGCTCAGGGGCATACACTTGTAATACCCAGAAGAGAGACAGATTACATATTTGACATTGAAGAGGCGGAGCTAAAAGGACTCTTTGCATTTGCTCAGAAGGTGGCAAAAGGGATTGGTGAAGCCATACCATGCAAAAGAGTAGGGGTAGCAGTTATCGGGCTTGAGGTACCTCACGCACATATACACCTGGTTCCAATAAATTCAGAATCGGACATTGACTTTAGAAAGCCTAAGCTTAGTCTGGATAAAGAGACTATGGAGAGCATAGCAAAAGCAATCGCATCAAAAATTCAACTTTGA
- the greA gene encoding transcription elongation factor GreA, translating to MSKIHYLTSEGLEKLKAEYQQLVSVERPAISRQIAEARDKGDLSENAEYDAAKEAQGLLELKISKLEDMIANARIIDESKINTTHVQIMNKVKLKNLSNNTEVVYTLVGETEANLREGKLAAATPIGKALIGKSKGDVVEVMVPSGVVKFQILEISK from the coding sequence ATGTCAAAAATTCATTATTTAACTTCAGAGGGGCTGGAGAAACTTAAGGCGGAATACCAGCAACTGGTCTCTGTTGAGAGACCAGCAATTTCAAGACAGATAGCTGAAGCCCGGGACAAGGGGGACCTGTCTGAGAATGCAGAGTACGATGCTGCTAAAGAGGCACAGGGTCTTTTGGAGCTCAAGATTTCAAAACTTGAGGATATGATTGCCAATGCGCGAATTATAGATGAATCCAAAATTAACACAACCCATGTTCAGATTATGAACAAGGTAAAACTTAAAAATCTTTCAAATAATACCGAGGTGGTTTATACTTTAGTTGGGGAGACCGAGGCTAATCTCAGAGAGGGGAAGCTTGCGGCAGCAACGCCAATTGGAAAAGCCCTGATTGGAAAAAGCAAGGGAGATGTGGTTGAGGTAATGGTTCCATCAGGAGTTGTAAAATTTCAAATTCTTGAAATTTCAAAGTAA